A genomic segment from Haladaptatus sp. R4 encodes:
- a CDS encoding ArsR family transcriptional regulator, which yields MQASDDTIHPERITPTVVLSELPPSAKLVAKVLEYNDDALRQAELVDKTLLPARTVRYALSRLNDHDLVDSRFSFADARKRCYSLTYESVA from the coding sequence GTGCAAGCTTCAGACGACACGATTCATCCAGAAAGGATCACGCCGACTGTCGTTCTTTCGGAGCTTCCACCAAGTGCAAAATTGGTTGCGAAAGTCCTCGAATATAATGACGATGCGCTTAGGCAGGCTGAACTTGTCGATAAAACTCTTCTCCCAGCACGCACAGTTCGCTACGCGCTCAGTCGTCTCAACGACCACGATCTCGTCGATTCACGCTTCTCATTTGCCGATGCACGAAAACGCTGTTACTCACTTACATATGAATCGGTGGCCTAA
- a CDS encoding transcription initiation factor IIB family protein has protein sequence MLRPTRRDERDTSTECSTDEQEGVQDCPECKSNTLHRSADGNEVACENCGLIVEEKSIDRGPEWRAYTHREHQNKSRVGAPITQTMHDKGLTTTIDWKNTDAAGNSLSVNKRHQMHRLRKWQKRIRIKDAGERNLQFALSEIDRMASALGIPRSVREIACVLYRRALEDDLIQGRSIEGVATSCLYAACRSENIPRSLEEVSDVSRVKRKEIGRSYTYVGRELGLEIEPVDPKQYVPRFCSELGCSDAVEAKTNEILDVSIAKGLLSGKSPTGYAAAAIYAASLLCNEKQTQDTVASVAQVTEVTIRNRYPEQIDAMDIE, from the coding sequence ATGTTACGCCCTACCCGTCGGGATGAGCGAGATACGTCGACGGAATGTAGCACAGATGAACAAGAGGGCGTACAAGATTGTCCCGAGTGTAAATCAAACACACTCCATAGGAGCGCAGATGGAAACGAAGTCGCTTGTGAGAACTGTGGCTTAATTGTTGAAGAAAAATCAATCGACCGTGGGCCAGAGTGGCGGGCCTACACACATCGAGAGCATCAGAACAAATCTCGGGTCGGCGCACCAATCACCCAAACGATGCACGATAAAGGTCTCACAACAACCATTGATTGGAAAAACACGGACGCGGCAGGCAACTCGCTCTCCGTCAACAAACGTCATCAAATGCATCGATTACGCAAGTGGCAAAAGCGAATCCGAATAAAAGACGCAGGCGAGCGTAACCTCCAATTCGCTCTGAGCGAGATTGACCGAATGGCGAGCGCACTCGGTATTCCGCGTTCGGTTCGCGAGATCGCATGTGTACTGTACCGCCGTGCCTTAGAAGACGACCTGATTCAAGGCCGGTCGATCGAAGGAGTCGCGACAAGTTGTCTGTATGCGGCATGCCGCAGCGAGAATATTCCTCGCAGCCTCGAGGAGGTTTCGGATGTATCCCGTGTGAAACGAAAGGAGATCGGTCGCTCATACACATATGTTGGGCGGGAACTTGGACTCGAGATCGAACCAGTTGACCCGAAACAGTATGTCCCTCGATTTTGTTCAGAACTCGGGTGCAGTGACGCCGTTGAAGCGAAAACAAACGAAATTCTTGATGTTTCGATAGCAAAGGGCCTGCTTTCAGGAAAGTCACCCACTGGGTATGCTGCGGCGGCGATTTACGCTGCTTCACTGCTTTGTAATGAGAAACAAACACAGGATACGGTCGCTTCAGTTGCACAGGTGACCGAAGTAACGATTCGCAACCGATATCCGGAACAGATCGATGCGATGGACATCGAATAA
- a CDS encoding ferritin, with amino-acid sequence MLKDSLEEALNEQINAELYSEYLYLSMAAYYEDEGLPGFASWMRAQADEESAHAMRIYDFIIERDGRVTLDTIDSPPKEWSGPSDAFEAAYEHEVEITEMINDLVALAREENDNATENMLQWFVAEQVEEEATAQAVLDKLKHVGDDGPGLLMVDQELGQRSGAGGDSGGNGDSTPEPMGE; translated from the coding sequence ATGCTCAAAGATTCGCTCGAGGAGGCATTGAACGAACAGATCAACGCTGAACTCTACTCGGAGTACTTGTACCTCTCGATGGCAGCCTACTACGAGGATGAAGGTCTGCCCGGGTTCGCGTCGTGGATGCGGGCTCAGGCCGACGAGGAGAGTGCTCACGCGATGCGAATTTATGACTTCATCATCGAGCGCGACGGACGGGTTACTCTGGATACTATTGACAGTCCGCCAAAGGAGTGGTCCGGTCCGTCTGATGCCTTCGAGGCAGCCTACGAACACGAGGTCGAAATAACTGAGATGATCAACGACCTCGTCGCACTCGCCCGTGAAGAGAACGACAACGCGACCGAGAACATGCTCCAGTGGTTCGTTGCGGAGCAGGTAGAAGAAGAGGCGACAGCACAGGCCGTTCTGGATAAACTCAAGCACGTCGGTGACGACGGTCCTGGCCTCCTGATGGTTGATCAGGAACTCGGCCAGCGTAGTGGCGCCGGAGGGGACTCGGGCGGAAACGGAGATTCCACACCTGAGCCAATGGGCGAATAG
- the lrp gene encoding HTH-type transcriptional regulator Lrp: MTYETLDTELINILLDDGRANLRSIADELDVSVTTVSNHLENLQETDVVTGYTPTLDYSTLGYDVTAVIQLKVDGTALPEVIARLQDQSQMISVYEVTGDHDIIAIGKYSDTDQMNQQIKTLLSDAEINESNTSVVLNAASEHEQFKITEESEGSRTT, from the coding sequence ATGACCTATGAAACGTTAGATACAGAATTAATCAACATCTTACTGGATGATGGCCGAGCAAATCTCCGTAGCATTGCCGATGAACTGGATGTTTCGGTGACGACTGTCTCAAACCATCTCGAAAACTTACAAGAGACAGATGTCGTTACAGGCTACACTCCGACGCTGGATTATAGCACGCTAGGCTACGATGTAACCGCTGTAATCCAACTCAAAGTAGATGGAACGGCACTCCCGGAAGTCATTGCTCGTCTCCAAGACCAATCCCAGATGATCAGCGTGTACGAAGTCACTGGGGACCATGATATTATTGCGATCGGGAAATATTCAGACACCGATCAAATGAATCAACAGATCAAAACGCTCCTTAGCGATGCGGAAATTAATGAAAGCAACACTAGTGTAGTCCTAAATGCGGCTAGCGAACACGAACAGTTCAAAATTACAGAGGAGAGCGAAGGTTCTCGCACTACTTGA
- a CDS encoding cation diffusion facilitator family transporter, giving the protein MMDEHVDKFRRATWANLLANTLKIVIEGLVGVTFGSTALIANAGHSIADLAASVVVHIWGPTAFDPPDDIHQHGHDRFEPLTALIAGGVLVPLGGLLLYESVQKYLHGNEATFSIFLVGALLFSMIDMYGTYRYTERLNQIVNSSSLHSLARDCLNDFYTIIAALVGVIGVWAGYPVLDPVAGALISLVVMHEGVKLARENISYLLDRAPPKETQEQILATIRDHSDVHGVHDVAMYYSGTDIEVEFHAEINADRTFEDAHALETDLIQTLQRENDVSDVHVHLDPSS; this is encoded by the coding sequence ATGATGGACGAGCATGTGGACAAGTTTCGACGGGCAACCTGGGCCAATCTCCTCGCCAATACACTCAAAATCGTTATCGAAGGGTTGGTCGGGGTAACATTTGGAAGTACTGCTCTGATAGCGAATGCTGGGCATTCAATCGCCGATTTGGCTGCAAGTGTCGTCGTCCATATTTGGGGTCCGACTGCGTTTGATCCGCCTGACGATATCCATCAACATGGTCACGATCGATTTGAGCCACTCACTGCGCTCATCGCTGGTGGTGTACTTGTCCCACTCGGTGGACTTCTCCTCTACGAAAGCGTCCAAAAATATCTCCACGGAAATGAAGCAACGTTCAGTATCTTCCTCGTTGGTGCCCTTCTCTTCTCGATGATCGATATGTATGGTACCTACCGGTATACCGAGCGTCTCAATCAGATCGTGAACTCATCGAGTCTCCATTCACTTGCGCGAGATTGTCTCAACGATTTCTATACAATTATCGCTGCACTCGTCGGAGTAATCGGAGTGTGGGCGGGATACCCGGTTCTCGATCCGGTTGCTGGCGCACTCATCAGTCTGGTCGTTATGCATGAAGGCGTTAAGTTGGCACGCGAAAATATTTCGTACCTTCTCGATCGTGCGCCACCGAAAGAGACCCAGGAACAGATTCTCGCAACGATTAGGGACCACTCCGACGTTCATGGTGTGCACGATGTCGCGATGTACTACTCGGGAACTGACATCGAAGTCGAATTCCATGCGGAGATTAATGCCGATCGGACCTTTGAGGATGCCCATGCCCTTGAAACGGATCTCATCCAAACGCTTCAGCGGGAGAATGATGTCAGCGATGTCCATGTTCATCTTGACCCATCCTCATAG
- a CDS encoding non-heme iron oxygenase ferredoxin subunit, which yields MTEFVAVATTDELDDGEGTVVEASGHTIALFRVDGDFYAIGNDCTHQGGPLGEGDLDGTTVTCPWHGAQFDISSGEVLGPPADEPEPEYEVRVDGDEVQVCV from the coding sequence ATGACAGAGTTTGTGGCGGTAGCAACGACCGACGAACTCGACGACGGCGAAGGGACTGTCGTCGAGGCAAGTGGCCACACGATTGCCCTATTTAGAGTCGATGGCGACTTCTACGCTATTGGCAACGATTGTACTCACCAAGGTGGACCACTCGGAGAAGGAGACCTTGACGGAACGACCGTTACTTGTCCATGGCATGGCGCGCAGTTTGATATCTCCTCTGGGGAGGTTCTCGGACCACCCGCAGATGAACCTGAACCGGAGTATGAGGTCCGCGTCGATGGGGATGAGGTACAGGTCTGCGTTTGA
- a CDS encoding cold-shock protein, which yields MANGKVDFFNDTGGYGFITTDDSDDDVFFHMEDVGGEDLTEGTEIDFEIEQAPKGPRATNIVRA from the coding sequence ATGGCAAACGGAAAGGTTGATTTCTTCAACGACACTGGCGGCTACGGTTTTATCACGACGGACGACTCTGACGACGACGTATTCTTCCACATGGAGGACGTTGGCGGTGAAGATCTGACTGAAGGGACCGAGATCGACTTCGAAATAGAACAAGCCCCCAAGGGCCCGCGCGCAACGAACATCGTTCGCGCATAA
- a CDS encoding Nramp family divalent metal transporter, whose translation MAEQRNSGEETTNWSLIGPGLIVAATGVGAGDLVAALVAGSSYGLNFVWAIVLGVAVKFSLNEGVGRYHLASNETILEGIDSLGRWASGFFGGYTVIWGFVYGAAVAASCSLAANALFPGIPFWVYIVAHPILGCILVLFNQYETFENLITALVALMFVSVIGSAILVIPQLDEILATGIPALPKGSVVYALGLIGGAGGTITMASYGYWLAEKDWDSANHIRTMRLDASSAYAITGIFSIALIMMSAALLYGTGASVSGKDGLIVLATNLGNELNPLARTGFLVGFWAASFTSLLGVWHGVSYLFADFVETVTTDSANAVNEVSLRQTKWYKFYVLWLTFPPMVLYFYGKPVFLIVLYGALGAIFMPFLAIVLLLLLNSDKTKSGERNHWLSNSMLIISALLFMALMVVQVAELLP comes from the coding sequence ATGGCTGAACAAAGAAACAGTGGGGAGGAGACGACGAATTGGTCGTTGATCGGGCCGGGTCTCATCGTCGCCGCCACCGGTGTTGGCGCTGGGGATCTCGTCGCCGCCCTCGTCGCTGGGAGCAGTTATGGATTGAACTTCGTGTGGGCGATCGTACTTGGAGTGGCAGTCAAATTCTCGTTGAACGAGGGTGTAGGACGATATCATCTGGCGAGCAACGAGACCATTCTCGAAGGAATCGACTCACTTGGACGGTGGGCATCCGGGTTTTTCGGCGGCTACACGGTGATTTGGGGATTCGTGTACGGTGCTGCCGTCGCTGCCTCGTGTTCACTCGCTGCGAACGCACTGTTCCCGGGAATTCCGTTCTGGGTATACATTGTCGCCCATCCGATTCTCGGTTGTATACTGGTGTTGTTCAATCAGTACGAAACGTTCGAGAACCTGATTACCGCCTTGGTCGCGCTCATGTTCGTGAGCGTTATCGGCTCCGCGATTCTCGTGATTCCGCAACTTGACGAAATCCTCGCGACTGGGATCCCCGCGCTTCCCAAAGGGTCGGTTGTCTATGCACTGGGGCTGATCGGCGGTGCTGGTGGAACGATCACGATGGCATCGTATGGCTACTGGCTCGCGGAAAAAGACTGGGACTCCGCCAATCACATCCGCACGATGCGACTCGACGCTTCATCGGCATACGCCATCACGGGTATCTTTTCGATCGCATTGATCATGATGAGCGCAGCACTCCTGTACGGAACGGGTGCGTCTGTCTCGGGCAAGGACGGACTGATCGTCCTTGCGACCAATCTCGGTAATGAGTTGAATCCGCTGGCTCGGACTGGGTTTTTGGTCGGCTTCTGGGCCGCCTCGTTTACCTCGCTCCTCGGGGTTTGGCACGGCGTTTCATACTTGTTTGCTGACTTCGTCGAGACAGTAACGACTGACTCGGCGAACGCGGTGAATGAGGTGTCGCTTCGTCAGACTAAGTGGTACAAATTCTACGTGCTGTGGCTGACGTTCCCGCCGATGGTGCTGTATTTCTACGGGAAGCCGGTCTTCCTCATCGTCCTGTACGGCGCTCTAGGCGCGATATTCATGCCGTTCCTTGCTATCGTTCTCTTGTTGCTCCTCAACTCGGACAAGACCAAGTCCGGTGAACGAAACCATTGGCTCTCCAATTCGATGTTGATCATCAGTGCGCTCCTCTTTATGGCGTTGATGGTGGTACAGGTCGCCGAGCTTCTTCCCTGA
- a CDS encoding helix-turn-helix domain-containing protein has product MPTSTDSTCSGANSEIEILAELPPSAKLVAKVLDDTPMLTQSQLEEEALLPLRTVRSAVRMLEDDDLVESRPSPLDARKHCYSLVFNWK; this is encoded by the coding sequence ATTCCAACTTCTACCGACAGCACGTGCTCAGGAGCCAATTCCGAGATCGAGATACTCGCTGAGTTGCCACCAAGCGCAAAACTGGTCGCAAAAGTCCTTGATGACACTCCCATGTTGACGCAGTCGCAGCTTGAGGAAGAAGCCCTTCTTCCATTGCGGACGGTCCGTTCCGCTGTGCGCATGCTGGAGGACGATGATCTCGTTGAGTCACGCCCTTCTCCCCTCGATGCTCGAAAACACTGCTATTCACTCGTTTTTAACTGGAAGTAA
- a CDS encoding inorganic phosphate transporter, which produces MANAIAPLVGVGVLDMTPGIILGGSVMAIGAFLIDPRTIETIGNELTVLSLEGTLIVEITAATIITLLSWAGIPASLAITAITCVIGLGWGRASRHVEISQRLQLTNQAQSDGGDGSKYEHPSNLFSEEMTRHVVTTWFISPLVASVLSFVCFKVAVVAGFISL; this is translated from the coding sequence GTGGCAAATGCGATTGCACCACTCGTCGGTGTAGGTGTTTTGGACATGACACCCGGAATCATTTTGGGAGGGAGTGTGATGGCCATTGGTGCGTTTCTCATCGATCCTCGCACGATCGAGACCATTGGAAACGAGCTAACTGTTCTCTCGTTGGAGGGTACATTGATCGTCGAAATCACCGCTGCAACAATCATCACACTCCTCAGTTGGGCCGGTATTCCAGCTAGTCTGGCGATTACAGCGATTACATGTGTGATTGGACTTGGTTGGGGACGGGCCTCTCGTCACGTTGAGATCTCTCAGCGGCTTCAACTTACGAATCAGGCCCAATCAGATGGTGGAGACGGATCAAAATATGAGCATCCCAGTAATCTTTTCAGCGAAGAGATGACCCGACACGTGGTAACGACATGGTTCATCTCTCCGCTTGTTGCCTCAGTGCTCTCCTTTGTTTGCTTCAAAGTAGCTGTGGTCGCCGGATTCATTTCTCTGTGA